A section of the Humulus lupulus chromosome 2, drHumLupu1.1, whole genome shotgun sequence genome encodes:
- the LOC133814377 gene encoding transcription initiation factor TFIID subunit 5-like: protein MISVEVEQSILDDLRNRVQLSSVALPSVSFYTFINAHNGLNCSTISPDGSLVAPGFSDSSLKIWDMAKLGQQAVGCKSILCFYCVEIFLYINQS, encoded by the exons ATGAT TTCAGTCGAGGTTGAGCAGTCTATACTTGATGACTtgagaaatcgtgtacagctgaGCAGTGTTGCTCTGCCATCCGTTAGTTTTTATACATTTATCAATGCACATAATGG TTTAAACTGTTCAACTATATCCCCTGACGGGTCATTGGTTGCTCCTGGATTTTCAGATTCATCACTGAAG ATTTGGGATATGGCAAAGCTTGGGCAACAGGCTGTTGGTTGTAAGTCAATCCTCTGTTTCTACTGTGTTGAGATATTCTTGTACAtaaatcaaagttaa